In the Paenibacillus sp. FSL H7-0357 genome, one interval contains:
- a CDS encoding replication-associated recombination protein A gives MDLFSLGEDTGSGRLLADRMRPANLDEYIGQEHIVGPGKLLRRAIEADQVSSILLYGPPGCGKTTLAHIISHHTQGEFVRLNAVEASVKDVREVIERAQSNKALYGSKTILFLDEVHRFNSSRQDALLPAVEKGTITFIGATTENPFHYVNGALLSRSTLFQLESLTSEHSLIAMRRALTDEKRGLGFMQLQVDEEALQHIATMANGDIRRALNALELAAMTTAPEPDGSVHITLAVAEESIRRPIVKADESTQYDVLSAFHKSIRGSSDAALFWFLYAVEKLGMDPMTFIRRLIAASSEDIGLANPQAMVQAVSALEAYRNNGWPEAKLNIAQAILFAVESPKSNAVTMAISNAMASIDELKSAEVPLHLRDTHYKGAVKLGHEGYQYPHNFPGHYVKQDYLPKAIARRVFYQATEQGNEAKIRHNQSLRRGQ, from the coding sequence ATGGATTTATTTTCGCTCGGGGAAGACACCGGTAGCGGCCGCCTGCTGGCGGACCGCATGCGTCCGGCGAATCTTGATGAATATATAGGACAAGAGCATATTGTTGGCCCGGGGAAGCTGCTGCGCAGAGCGATTGAGGCAGATCAGGTCTCCTCTATTTTGCTTTACGGCCCTCCAGGCTGCGGAAAAACAACATTGGCGCATATTATTTCCCATCATACACAGGGGGAATTTGTCCGCCTGAATGCGGTCGAAGCCTCGGTCAAGGATGTGCGGGAAGTGATCGAGCGTGCTCAGAGCAATAAGGCATTGTACGGCTCCAAGACCATTTTGTTTCTGGATGAGGTGCACCGCTTCAACAGCTCCCGCCAGGATGCACTGCTTCCCGCTGTGGAGAAGGGGACCATCACCTTTATCGGCGCGACGACGGAGAACCCGTTCCACTATGTGAACGGGGCGTTATTGAGCCGCTCCACGCTGTTTCAGCTGGAGTCCTTGACCAGTGAGCACAGTCTGATTGCTATGAGGCGGGCGCTTACCGATGAGAAGCGGGGGCTTGGGTTCATGCAGCTGCAGGTGGATGAAGAAGCTTTGCAGCATATTGCAACGATGGCCAACGGCGATATCCGCCGGGCGCTTAATGCACTTGAGCTGGCGGCCATGACCACTGCGCCGGAACCGGACGGAAGTGTGCATATTACGCTTGCGGTGGCTGAAGAATCCATCCGCCGCCCGATTGTCAAAGCGGACGAATCGACGCAATATGATGTGTTGTCTGCGTTTCACAAAAGCATCCGCGGCTCCAGCGACGCGGCGCTGTTCTGGTTTCTCTATGCTGTGGAGAAGCTGGGGATGGACCCGATGACATTCATCCGCCGGCTGATTGCTGCGAGCAGTGAGGATATCGGTCTGGCCAATCCGCAGGCGATGGTCCAGGCGGTCAGCGCACTGGAAGCCTACCGCAATAACGGCTGGCCTGAAGCCAAGCTGAATATTGCCCAGGCGATTCTGTTTGCGGTGGAAAGTCCGAAATCGAATGCCGTGACCATGGCGATTTCGAATGCCATGGCCAGTATCGACGAGTTGAAATCGGCTGAAGTACCACTGCATCTGCGCGATACGCATTATAAAGGAGCCGTGAAGCTCGGCCATGAGGGCTACCAGTATCCGCATAATTTTCCGGGCCATTATGTCAAACAGGATTATCTGCCTAAGGCTATTGCACGCCGGGTCTTTTATCAGGCTACTGAACAGGGCAATGAAGCGAAGATCCGCCATAACCAGTCGCTTCGGCGCGGACAGTAG
- a CDS encoding CD3324 family protein, protein MSYVNGKDVLPPGLLEELQGYIQGELLYIPKKTEQRVRWGENSGSRQEIASRNEEIFCSHSSGCSVNELQKRYHLSEESIRKIISKMRLALNR, encoded by the coding sequence GTGAGTTATGTAAATGGGAAGGATGTGCTCCCCCCGGGCCTGCTCGAAGAGCTTCAGGGATACATCCAGGGTGAATTGCTATACATCCCCAAGAAAACCGAGCAACGGGTAAGATGGGGCGAGAACAGCGGATCCAGGCAGGAGATTGCCAGCCGGAACGAGGAGATATTCTGCAGTCACAGCAGCGGCTGCTCGGTGAACGAGCTGCAGAAGAGATACCATTTATCCGAAGAAAGCATCCGCAAGATTATTTCAAAAATGCGGCTGGCGCTAAACCGCTAG
- a CDS encoding methyl-accepting chemotaxis protein: MTAKRHILKQVFGIKKLRTELMAFIITAIAVPSLVLAVNSSETSKTELQGKMEETTKSSIHLLDKTLEQLIQLESSNVNQLAYQITAADLTANSPRVRNQINKFKAEHPEIDIVALGNSDGKFMLAPDSKPNDYDPRVRDWYIDALKTPDRTSVINPIFSKVTNSFILPISKAFQDGKGVATISLSMNGLMELAQNVSLGSSGYVYILDSSNKVIYHPTLEVGSPVTGGLLDTLNTAPAGKVSYKDSATDQAMDGFYITNELSGFKLVGVLPESEYAEAVYPILYNSAIVLLVALLLAAAVTFFIIRRITKPLEQLNRSAKRVSEGYLDEVVNTTRKDEIGQLAGNYNAMVASLRKMVQDVAETSGQLAAASEQLTASTGENSKAVEYVTGLVEESTRGVETQAHASSEVAVTMDEMSEAIHKIASASQAIVSAAVQTEQVVNTGSTRVQHVSEQMKTIRQSVQQSGGLISELNGLSTKVAEASTAISAIAKQTNLLSLNAAIEAARAGEQGRGFAVVAGEVRKLSEASHVSAGQIQETITEMVGLIASAYDVMKHKVAEDVEQGMNLALEASDAFIQIEQSTRHVGEQIHEISAITEQMSASSAEVAASVQEMAAISRAALDSFQSVTAATEEQLASMEEITASSAALSAMASDMQQQVERFHITDQNEMK; this comes from the coding sequence ATGACAGCTAAAAGGCACATCCTCAAACAAGTATTCGGCATCAAGAAACTCAGAACCGAACTAATGGCTTTTATCATTACCGCCATTGCAGTTCCTTCGCTTGTACTAGCTGTCAACTCTTCGGAAACTTCCAAAACAGAGCTGCAGGGCAAAATGGAGGAAACTACAAAATCGAGCATTCATCTTCTCGATAAGACACTTGAGCAATTAATACAGCTGGAGAGCAGCAATGTGAATCAGCTTGCCTATCAAATTACCGCAGCTGATCTGACTGCGAACTCTCCACGCGTACGGAATCAGATCAACAAATTCAAAGCGGAGCATCCTGAAATCGATATCGTCGCTTTAGGCAACAGCGATGGCAAGTTTATGTTAGCGCCTGATTCTAAACCAAACGACTATGATCCCCGGGTCCGCGACTGGTATATTGACGCACTGAAGACACCGGACCGCACATCCGTTATCAACCCGATTTTCTCCAAGGTTACAAACTCCTTCATCCTGCCGATCTCCAAAGCCTTCCAGGACGGCAAAGGGGTAGCTACAATCAGTTTGAGCATGAATGGGCTTATGGAACTGGCGCAGAATGTCAGCCTCGGTTCCAGCGGTTATGTATATATACTGGACAGCAGCAATAAGGTTATCTACCATCCCACTCTGGAGGTAGGAAGCCCCGTTACAGGCGGGCTGCTGGATACGCTGAATACGGCCCCGGCAGGCAAAGTGTCCTACAAAGACAGTGCCACAGACCAGGCAATGGATGGCTTTTACATTACGAATGAACTTAGCGGCTTTAAGCTGGTTGGTGTGCTGCCCGAGAGCGAGTATGCAGAGGCCGTTTATCCTATTTTGTATAACTCAGCTATCGTTCTGCTGGTTGCGCTGCTTCTGGCCGCTGCAGTAACGTTCTTCATCATCCGCCGCATCACCAAGCCGCTTGAGCAGCTGAACCGTTCGGCAAAGCGCGTCAGCGAAGGCTATCTGGATGAAGTGGTCAACACCACACGTAAAGATGAAATCGGGCAGCTTGCGGGCAACTATAACGCCATGGTAGCATCGCTTCGAAAGATGGTGCAGGATGTGGCCGAAACCTCAGGCCAGCTCGCAGCTGCCAGTGAGCAGCTGACAGCCAGCACCGGCGAGAACAGCAAGGCTGTGGAGTATGTCACCGGACTGGTGGAGGAATCCACCCGCGGTGTGGAAACCCAGGCCCATGCTTCCTCCGAGGTAGCCGTAACTATGGATGAAATGTCCGAAGCCATCCACAAAATTGCTTCCGCTTCCCAGGCCATTGTAAGTGCCGCAGTGCAGACTGAGCAGGTTGTTAACACCGGAAGCACCAGAGTGCAGCATGTCAGCGAGCAGATGAAGACGATCCGCCAGTCCGTTCAGCAGTCCGGCGGACTGATTTCCGAACTTAACGGGCTTAGCACAAAGGTAGCAGAAGCAAGTACAGCGATCTCCGCGATCGCGAAGCAGACCAATCTACTGTCGCTCAATGCAGCTATTGAAGCTGCCCGTGCCGGAGAACAGGGCAGAGGATTCGCCGTTGTTGCCGGTGAGGTGCGGAAGCTGTCCGAAGCCTCCCATGTCAGCGCGGGTCAAATTCAAGAGACCATTACCGAAATGGTCGGCCTGATCGCCAGCGCCTACGACGTAATGAAACATAAAGTGGCCGAAGACGTTGAGCAAGGCATGAATCTGGCACTGGAAGCAAGCGATGCCTTCATCCAGATTGAGCAGTCCACCCGGCATGTGGGCGAACAAATTCATGAGATTTCGGCGATTACCGAGCAAATGTCTGCCAGCTCGGCTGAAGTGGCCGCCTCCGTACAGGAGATGGCTGCCATCTCGCGGGCGGCGCTGGATTCCTTCCAGAGCGTAACAGCTGCAACGGAGGAACAGCTTGCTTCCATGGAGGAGATTACGGCTTCCTCTGCAGCGTTGTCCGCTATGGCTTCCGATATGCAGCAGCAGGTGGAACGGTTCCATATCACGGATCAAAACGAGATGAAATAA
- a CDS encoding HelD family protein — protein sequence MEDDVQSAYQEEEDRLNGALTEIDTVLERLRSIPVYTGSEYTEQVLEDSREQRRKDLAKLRQEPYFGRLDFQGNDEDERKALYIGKIGVDREQVSDRPLVIDWRAPVASLFYSFTGGTEPASYEAPEGLIEGLVYLKRNVVIRKQILERVADTYNRDSDAPAVSDEFLVYRLGENKDNRLRDIVSTIQEEQDKIIRAAKNTALIIQGVAGSGKTTVALHRLAFLLYQYKEQVSAEKMIIFAPNRMFLDYISDVLPELGVGNIAQSTFPDWAADVLGITLPEQDTAETMNRWFETAGSMPEITEETPGRFKGSTVLMEIIEATIKLLETGAVPEGDFIPWEGAVLRRSMILRWHNEEYAPYPPAKRKERVMARIHRWIEMELKKSPSQAALKERKKKAAAREKTYSGKWPKYDPLMIYKQIFRAAKVPEHWPAAAPEIIPQGVLKETVKELKKGILREEDLPPLLYIHYLLSGNEGGDRFDHIVIDEAQDFSPFQIAVLDLYVKGHSFTILGDLSQGIHAYKGVHAWEEMQTLFAPEHTAYHALTRSYRSTMEIIEFANGILSSGVGSSLLAVPVFRSGNPVRLISYADRQPAAAAAGSERLSAVRTALGALSGREYRTVAVLTRSLREAAELYDALAGQFEDLHLIDGSMTEYRGGLSVLPVYLSKGLEFDAVILADADSGHYGEAAWDAKLMYVGCTRALHELWLLHDGQLPPYVQLLGEETVSGWPDSQ from the coding sequence TTGGAAGACGACGTTCAAAGTGCCTATCAAGAGGAAGAAGACAGGCTTAACGGCGCGCTTACAGAAATCGACACTGTCCTGGAGAGACTGCGCAGCATACCGGTGTACACAGGAAGCGAGTATACGGAACAAGTGCTGGAGGATTCCAGAGAACAGAGGCGCAAAGATCTTGCCAAGCTTAGGCAGGAGCCTTATTTCGGACGGCTTGATTTTCAGGGCAATGACGAGGACGAACGCAAGGCACTATATATTGGCAAAATCGGCGTAGACCGAGAACAGGTAAGCGACCGTCCGCTAGTCATTGACTGGCGCGCACCGGTAGCAAGCCTGTTCTATTCGTTTACAGGCGGAACGGAGCCGGCCTCCTATGAAGCCCCGGAGGGGCTGATTGAGGGGCTGGTATATTTAAAACGCAACGTGGTGATCCGCAAGCAAATCCTGGAGCGGGTGGCGGATACCTACAACCGCGACAGCGACGCCCCGGCCGTATCCGATGAATTTCTCGTATACCGCCTGGGCGAGAATAAGGACAACCGTCTCCGCGATATCGTCTCGACGATTCAGGAGGAGCAGGACAAGATTATCCGTGCCGCGAAGAATACGGCGCTGATCATTCAAGGTGTGGCCGGAAGTGGAAAAACAACAGTTGCGCTGCACCGCCTGGCTTTCCTGCTGTATCAATACAAGGAACAGGTCTCCGCGGAGAAAATGATTATTTTCGCCCCGAACCGGATGTTCCTGGATTATATTTCGGATGTGCTGCCGGAGCTTGGCGTGGGCAACATTGCCCAGAGTACCTTCCCGGATTGGGCTGCGGACGTGCTGGGTATCACACTGCCGGAGCAAGATACAGCGGAAACGATGAACCGCTGGTTCGAAACGGCTGGCAGCATGCCGGAGATTACTGAAGAAACACCGGGCCGCTTCAAGGGTTCAACGGTGCTGATGGAGATTATTGAAGCCACGATCAAGCTGCTTGAGACCGGTGCGGTGCCGGAGGGGGATTTCATTCCCTGGGAAGGTGCGGTACTGCGGCGTTCGATGATTCTGCGCTGGCATAACGAGGAATACGCCCCCTATCCGCCGGCCAAACGCAAAGAGCGTGTGATGGCCAGAATTCACCGCTGGATTGAGATGGAGCTCAAGAAGAGCCCTTCGCAGGCAGCGCTGAAGGAACGCAAGAAAAAAGCGGCGGCACGCGAGAAGACCTACAGCGGCAAGTGGCCCAAATATGATCCGCTTATGATCTATAAGCAGATTTTCCGGGCGGCAAAGGTTCCGGAGCATTGGCCGGCTGCAGCCCCGGAGATTATTCCGCAAGGCGTGCTGAAGGAAACGGTCAAGGAGCTCAAAAAAGGCATCCTGCGCGAAGAGGATCTGCCGCCGCTGCTCTATATTCATTATCTGCTCAGCGGAAATGAAGGCGGGGACCGCTTTGACCATATCGTTATTGATGAGGCGCAGGATTTCTCGCCTTTCCAGATTGCAGTGCTTGATTTGTACGTGAAGGGTCATTCCTTTACCATTTTGGGCGACTTGTCACAGGGGATACATGCCTACAAGGGTGTACATGCCTGGGAAGAAATGCAGACGCTGTTTGCACCGGAACATACGGCCTATCATGCACTGACCCGCAGCTACCGGTCCACCATGGAGATCATTGAATTTGCCAACGGCATATTGTCTTCCGGTGTTGGCAGCTCCCTGCTCGCCGTTCCGGTCTTCCGCAGCGGCAACCCGGTCCGGCTGATCTCTTACGCCGATCGTCAGCCGGCAGCGGCAGCAGCCGGGAGTGAGCGCCTCAGTGCCGTCAGAACGGCTCTGGGGGCACTCTCCGGGCGTGAATACCGCACAGTGGCTGTCTTAACCCGCAGCCTGCGGGAAGCTGCTGAGCTGTACGACGCGCTTGCCGGACAGTTTGAGGATCTTCACCTGATTGACGGCAGCATGACTGAATACCGGGGCGGGTTGTCTGTGCTGCCTGTGTATCTGTCCAAGGGGCTGGAGTTCGACGCCGTCATCTTGGCAGACGCGGACAGCGGACATTACGGGGAAGCGGCCTGGGACGCGAAGCTGATGTATGTCGGCTGTACCCGTGCGCTGCATGAACTGTGGCTGCTGCATGACGGGCAGCTGCCGCCTTATGTACAGCTGCTTGGAGAAGAGACAGTCTCCGGCTGGCCTGATTCGCAGTAG
- a CDS encoding NCS2 family permease, with protein MKSNFWRNSVGLEPGDNWKQEWAAGILSYFASVYIVMVNAAILHDAGMPLRAGMVATLLTAITGCLLMAFGGKTPIIVVPGMGINAFFTYTLVHSMKLDWREALAVVVVTGVLFAIVAFTSLYRILSDAIPHNLQHAITVGIGLFLTFIGLQKSGIVIAHRTTFVAIGHFSDPAVITSCVTLVLALVLFIRGTRGGLLISMIVGTGLAYLLGASHAPGQEDSGHVFSGYGDVFAGMDLSRGISLVFWIAVFLLLLIVVFENIGLISSQTLMAGRPERFKSSLRALSIANIAAGLFGSSPVVAAAESTAGIAAGGKSGLTSLVTGMLFGATFLFIPLLAYVPDSAIAPILIVIGGLMVQSVREMDLSDMTELFPSFLIMVMIPFTYSIVDGMAFGFITYPIVKLAMGRGKEVPPALYGIAGLFVANFVLHALMG; from the coding sequence ATGAAATCGAATTTTTGGCGAAATAGCGTAGGTCTGGAGCCGGGCGACAACTGGAAACAGGAATGGGCGGCAGGGATCCTATCGTATTTTGCTTCTGTATATATTGTTATGGTCAACGCTGCTATTCTGCATGATGCGGGGATGCCGCTGCGGGCCGGTATGGTGGCTACGCTGCTGACGGCAATTACCGGCTGTCTGCTAATGGCCTTCGGCGGCAAGACACCAATTATCGTCGTTCCGGGAATGGGGATCAACGCCTTTTTCACCTATACGCTGGTGCATTCCATGAAGCTGGATTGGCGGGAAGCGCTTGCTGTTGTAGTTGTGACCGGAGTGCTGTTTGCGATTGTGGCGTTCACCTCGCTATACCGTATTCTCAGCGACGCGATCCCTCATAATCTGCAGCATGCGATTACTGTCGGAATCGGCTTGTTTCTGACCTTCATTGGCCTGCAAAAAAGCGGAATCGTCATCGCCCACCGGACGACATTTGTCGCGATCGGACATTTCAGCGACCCTGCCGTGATAACCTCTTGCGTAACCCTGGTTCTGGCACTGGTGCTGTTCATCCGCGGAACACGCGGGGGACTGCTGATCAGCATGATTGTGGGCACAGGACTTGCCTATCTGTTAGGTGCGTCGCATGCCCCGGGCCAGGAGGATTCCGGCCATGTGTTTTCAGGCTATGGTGATGTATTTGCCGGAATGGACTTGAGCCGGGGGATCAGCCTTGTGTTCTGGATTGCCGTGTTCCTGCTGCTGTTGATTGTTGTGTTTGAAAATATCGGGCTGATCTCTTCCCAGACATTGATGGCAGGACGCCCGGAGCGATTCAAGAGCAGCCTGCGTGCGTTGTCCATCGCCAATATTGCGGCCGGCCTGTTCGGCAGCAGTCCGGTAGTCGCTGCCGCAGAGTCGACTGCAGGCATCGCGGCCGGCGGAAAGTCCGGACTTACCTCGCTGGTTACCGGCATGTTGTTCGGGGCAACCTTCCTGTTCATCCCGCTGCTGGCTTATGTGCCGGACAGCGCCATCGCACCGATCCTGATTGTAATCGGCGGTCTTATGGTGCAGAGTGTACGTGAGATGGATCTCAGCGATATGACCGAGCTGTTTCCGTCCTTTCTGATCATGGTAATGATTCCATTCACCTATAGCATTGTCGACGGTATGGCTTTTGGCTTCATTACTTACCCCATCGTTAAACTCGCTATGGGCCGGGGCAAGGAAGTGCCGCCTGCGCTGTACGGCATCGCCGGACTTTTTGTGGCGAATTTTGTATTGCATGCCTTAATGGGTTGA
- a CDS encoding tRNA threonylcarbamoyladenosine dehydratase, producing MLHQFSRTELAIGPEGLEILKNSTVAVLGIGGVGAMSVEALARTGIGRIILIDKDAVDITNINRQIHALTTTIGQKKADLMVDRVKLINPECEAIALNMFYTEETYEELFKYKPDFVIDASDTIIYKIHLIKECLSRGIPMVSSMGAANKMDPTRFKVADISKTEMDPIARVIRQKLRKDGIKKGVKVVFSTEKPVKPRVDVTEQIVPEDAPDRRKAQLPPASNSFVPPVVGLIMVSVAVQDLLKAGGVNV from the coding sequence ATGCTGCATCAGTTCTCGCGTACGGAGCTGGCCATCGGACCGGAAGGTCTGGAGATTTTGAAGAACAGCACAGTGGCCGTGCTCGGCATTGGCGGCGTAGGGGCCATGTCGGTTGAGGCTCTGGCCCGTACAGGTATCGGCCGCATTATCCTGATTGATAAAGACGCAGTGGATATCACCAATATCAACCGCCAGATTCATGCGCTTACGACAACCATCGGCCAGAAAAAAGCGGATTTGATGGTGGACCGTGTCAAGCTGATCAATCCGGAATGCGAAGCCATTGCCCTGAATATGTTCTACACGGAAGAAACCTATGAGGAGCTCTTCAAATACAAGCCCGATTTCGTCATCGACGCTTCGGATACGATTATTTACAAGATCCATCTCATTAAAGAATGCCTGAGCCGGGGAATCCCGATGGTTTCCAGCATGGGCGCAGCTAACAAAATGGACCCGACACGCTTTAAGGTGGCTGACATTTCCAAGACGGAGATGGACCCGATTGCCCGTGTGATCCGCCAGAAGCTGCGCAAGGATGGGATCAAAAAAGGTGTGAAGGTTGTCTTCTCCACTGAGAAGCCGGTGAAACCGCGTGTGGATGTGACCGAGCAGATCGTTCCTGAAGATGCGCCGGACAGACGTAAGGCTCAACTGCCGCCTGCCAGCAACTCGTTTGTGCCTCCGGTAGTTGGACTCATTATGGTGAGTGTAGCCGTACAGGACCTTTTGAAGGCTGGCGGAGTAAACGTATAA
- the aspS gene encoding aspartate--tRNA ligase codes for MTRSHHCGQLTPEHIGQTVTLNGWVQTRRDLGGVLFIDLRDRSGIVQVVFNPDYSGEALQIADKVRSEYVLAVTGKVVKRDEETINRNLPTGEIEVQITDIEVLNAAKTPPFFIEDGVEVDESLRMKYRYLDLRRPEMYKTMLLRSKSAKIFRDFLDNEGFIDIETPILTRSSPEGARDYLVPSRVHEGEFFGLPQSPQIYKQLLMVGGIERYYQIARCFRDEDLRADRQPEFTQVDIETSFMPQDDLLSMMETLMQRLLKETIGVEIALPFQRLTYAEAIGKYGSDKPDLRFGLELVEMNDIVASSGVKVFASVIEKGGEVKCLNAKGCGTWTRKEIDDLGPYAARYGAKGLAWIQVKDGEFKGPIVKFFTEEEIAAVKERTGAEEGDLLLFSADNKKVVADVLGALRLKIGRQLGLIDDNVFKFAWVTEFPLLSYDEDQKRYVAEHHPFTRPMDEDLHLFETDPGAIRAQAYDIVLNGYEVGGGSQRIYKREVQEKMFDALGFSTEVAYEKFGYLLDAFEYGTPPHGGIAFGFDRLVMLLAGRTNLRETIAFPKTASATDLLMDAPAPVDAIQLEQLHIKLAPKPEKVKN; via the coding sequence ATGACTAGAAGCCATCACTGTGGACAATTGACGCCGGAGCATATCGGCCAGACCGTAACTCTAAACGGATGGGTGCAGACCCGCCGCGACCTTGGGGGCGTACTTTTTATTGATCTCCGCGACCGCAGCGGAATCGTACAGGTCGTTTTCAATCCCGACTATTCCGGCGAAGCGCTGCAAATTGCAGATAAAGTGCGCAGTGAGTATGTGCTCGCTGTTACGGGGAAAGTGGTTAAGCGAGACGAAGAAACCATTAACCGTAACCTGCCTACAGGAGAGATAGAAGTGCAGATTACGGATATTGAAGTACTCAATGCTGCGAAAACGCCGCCGTTCTTCATCGAAGACGGTGTGGAAGTGGATGAATCCTTGCGGATGAAATACCGCTATCTCGACCTGCGTCGTCCGGAGATGTACAAAACGATGCTGCTTCGTTCCAAATCGGCGAAGATCTTCCGCGACTTCCTGGATAACGAAGGTTTTATTGATATCGAAACACCAATCCTGACCAGAAGTTCACCTGAAGGCGCCCGTGATTATTTGGTACCGAGCCGGGTGCATGAAGGCGAGTTCTTTGGACTTCCGCAATCGCCGCAAATCTACAAGCAGCTGCTGATGGTCGGCGGTATTGAGCGCTATTATCAAATTGCCCGCTGCTTCCGTGATGAAGATTTGCGCGCTGACCGCCAGCCGGAATTCACCCAGGTCGACATCGAGACCTCCTTCATGCCGCAGGATGATCTGCTGTCGATGATGGAGACCCTGATGCAGCGCCTGCTTAAAGAAACGATCGGCGTCGAAATTGCCCTGCCGTTCCAGCGTTTGACTTATGCCGAAGCCATCGGCAAATACGGCTCAGATAAGCCGGACCTGCGTTTTGGCCTGGAGCTGGTAGAAATGAATGACATCGTGGCCAGCAGCGGCGTCAAAGTATTCGCCTCTGTGATCGAAAAGGGCGGAGAAGTAAAATGCCTCAACGCCAAAGGCTGCGGTACCTGGACCCGTAAAGAGATCGACGATCTTGGACCTTATGCCGCGCGTTACGGAGCTAAAGGACTTGCCTGGATTCAAGTGAAGGATGGCGAATTCAAGGGGCCTATCGTGAAGTTCTTCACCGAGGAAGAGATTGCTGCCGTGAAGGAACGTACCGGTGCCGAAGAAGGCGACTTGCTGCTCTTCTCTGCTGATAACAAAAAAGTGGTAGCCGATGTACTGGGTGCGCTTCGCCTGAAGATCGGACGCCAGCTTGGTCTGATTGACGACAATGTGTTCAAGTTCGCATGGGTTACTGAATTCCCGCTGCTTAGCTACGATGAAGACCAGAAACGTTATGTGGCAGAACATCATCCGTTCACACGTCCGATGGATGAAGACCTGCACCTCTTTGAGACTGATCCGGGTGCTATCCGTGCCCAGGCTTACGATATCGTGCTTAACGGCTACGAGGTAGGCGGCGGTTCCCAGCGTATCTACAAACGTGAGGTACAGGAAAAAATGTTCGATGCACTCGGCTTCTCAACGGAGGTTGCTTACGAGAAATTCGGCTACCTGCTGGATGCATTTGAATACGGCACACCTCCGCACGGCGGGATTGCCTTTGGTTTCGACCGTCTCGTAATGCTGCTTGCCGGCCGCACCAACCTGCGCGAAACCATTGCCTTCCCTAAGACGGCAAGTGCGACTGACCTGCTGATGGATGCACCGGCACCGGTAGATGCAATACAATTGGAACAGCTGCACATCAAGCTGGCTCCGAAACCTGAGAAGGTAAAGAACTAA
- the hisS gene encoding histidine--tRNA ligase produces MAKERFEKPTGTQDVLPGAVEKWQYVEGKARDLCRRFNYREIRTPMFEHTALFERGVGETTDIVEGEMYTFKDKGDRDLALRPEGTAGVVRAYVQNKLYGEPDVSKLYYIGPMFRYERPQAGRYRQFHQFGIEAFGAVDPAIDAEVISLGYQFYKDLGLRDVRVELNSVGNVPSRAAYREKLLDFLRPMRDNLCSDCQRRMDRNPLRVLDCKVDQDKFGGAPSILDSLDEECTTHFEKVKMHLDIMGVEYSINPRLVRGLDYYTHTAFEYKAAGIGSIDTVGGGGRYNGLVEEIGGPDQPGIGFGIGLERILLILENQGVELETVKPLDVYFVALGEAADLEITKQLFILRSLGFSAERDYLGRKMKAQMKSADRMSARYTAILGEDELNSGVIALKSMATGEQRTIKLEELGQSLD; encoded by the coding sequence GTGGCTAAAGAAAGATTCGAGAAACCGACAGGCACGCAGGATGTGCTTCCGGGTGCGGTTGAGAAATGGCAGTATGTTGAAGGGAAGGCCAGGGATCTTTGCCGCCGGTTCAATTACCGGGAGATCCGCACTCCTATGTTCGAGCACACGGCGCTGTTCGAACGTGGTGTAGGGGAAACAACGGACATTGTGGAAGGCGAGATGTACACCTTCAAGGATAAGGGCGACCGCGATCTGGCACTTCGTCCGGAAGGAACAGCCGGTGTGGTCCGTGCTTATGTTCAGAACAAGCTTTACGGTGAGCCGGATGTAAGCAAGCTGTATTATATCGGTCCCATGTTCCGTTATGAGCGTCCGCAGGCGGGAAGATACCGCCAGTTTCACCAATTTGGCATCGAGGCATTTGGAGCAGTGGATCCGGCGATTGATGCGGAAGTGATTTCCCTAGGGTACCAGTTCTATAAGGATCTGGGACTGAGGGATGTAAGGGTAGAGCTGAACTCCGTGGGCAACGTACCTAGCCGTGCGGCGTACCGGGAGAAGCTGCTGGATTTCCTGAGACCGATGAGGGATAACCTTTGCAGTGACTGCCAGCGGCGTATGGACCGCAACCCCTTGCGGGTGCTGGATTGCAAGGTCGACCAGGACAAATTCGGCGGTGCGCCTTCCATTCTGGACAGCCTGGATGAAGAATGCACAACTCATTTTGAGAAGGTCAAAATGCATTTGGATATCATGGGTGTGGAGTACAGCATCAATCCCCGTCTGGTACGCGGACTGGATTATTACACGCATACAGCGTTTGAATATAAAGCAGCCGGCATCGGATCTATCGACACGGTCGGCGGCGGCGGCCGTTACAATGGTCTGGTGGAGGAAATCGGCGGTCCGGATCAGCCGGGCATCGGTTTTGGCATCGGGCTGGAGCGGATCCTGCTGATTCTGGAGAATCAAGGGGTAGAGCTGGAGACGGTGAAGCCGCTGGATGTATACTTCGTGGCACTTGGCGAAGCGGCCGATCTGGAGATTACGAAACAATTGTTCATTCTGCGCAGTCTTGGCTTTTCTGCAGAACGGGATTATCTGGGCCGTAAGATGAAGGCGCAGATGAAATCGGCCGACCGCATGTCGGCTCGGTACACAGCGATTCTCGGTGAAGATGAGCTGAACAGCGGCGTCATTGCCCTGAAATCGATGGCTACTGGCGAGCAGCGGACCATCAAGCTGGAAGAGCTGGGACAGTCGCTGGACTAG